From a region of the Fibrobacter sp. genome:
- a CDS encoding ABC transporter permease — protein MGKLFRNLLKSPMFVIGLSIFVITMLIAVFGPVIYNVDTHARDILAGPYAGSSSAHLLGTDHLGRDYVSLLIEGLGNSLYVGFLAGIIATTLGVLIGLYGGFRGGWIDEVLNMFTNLFIVIPQFVILVLISSAFKDGRSLTLIGVVIGLTAWSWSARAVRAQASSLRSRDHISLARINGANTLTIVIKHVLPYLLSYVFMVFIMQVCSGILSEASISMIGLGPVDTTSLGIILNQAKDNGALADSIWIAFLPATIVVTLTVFALYLINTSMEGVFNPRLRK, from the coding sequence ATGGGAAAGCTTTTTAGAAACCTTCTCAAGTCCCCGATGTTCGTCATCGGTCTGTCCATCTTCGTGATCACTATGTTGATCGCCGTCTTTGGACCTGTTATCTATAACGTGGACACCCACGCCCGTGACATTCTTGCTGGCCCCTATGCTGGATCCAGCTCCGCTCACTTGCTGGGTACCGACCATCTTGGTCGTGACTACGTATCCCTGTTGATCGAAGGCCTTGGCAACTCCCTCTATGTGGGTTTCCTTGCCGGTATCATCGCTACTACTCTCGGTGTTCTTATTGGTCTGTATGGCGGTTTCCGCGGCGGCTGGATTGACGAAGTCCTGAACATGTTCACCAACCTGTTCATCGTTATCCCGCAGTTCGTGATTCTCGTGCTCATCAGCTCTGCCTTTAAGGATGGCCGTTCCCTGACTCTTATCGGTGTGGTGATTGGCCTTACCGCTTGGAGCTGGTCTGCTCGTGCAGTGCGCGCCCAGGCTTCTTCTCTCCGTAGCCGTGACCATATCTCCCTTGCACGCATCAACGGTGCAAACACTCTGACCATCGTTATCAAGCATGTGCTCCCGTACTTGCTCTCCTACGTGTTCATGGTGTTCATCATGCAGGTGTGCTCCGGTATTCTTTCTGAAGCTTCCATCTCCATGATCGGTCTTGGTCCTGTGGATACCACTTCTCTGGGTATCATCCTGAACCAGGCTAAGGACAACGGCGCTCTGGCAGACTCCATCTGGATTGCATTCCTGCCGGCAACCATCGTTGTTACTTTGACTGTGTTCGCCCTCTACCTGATCAATACTTCCATGGAAGGCGTCTTTAACCCGCGTCTGCGCAAGTAA
- a CDS encoding glycoside hydrolase family 9 protein, whose protein sequence is MMNRNSAFSKVALSAPLMLLATSAFAVPLFNQVGYTPESEKQIVIPGSDANPLEIRDLNGKTVLKLDAPMVYDWEFSGEEVQTYDISALKTPGTYRIYRDGYMAAPIVISKNAYEDVTKAALKWFYYQRASMPLETQYAGKWARSAGHMDDQVIVYGTDAATAPGYEKATGKPAPKTDKPQVIKSDRGWYDAGDYGKYIVNSGITVFTLLDLYERFPKFGDTLKWNIPQEFKKYPQLLEEIRYNLDWMLTMQDSDGGVYHKVTTLKFSGSVMPEMDGAARYAIIKNVTATLDFAGVMAQASVIYKKKDAAYAKKMLDAAEKAYAWAKEHPTEFYKQPEDVQTGNYMHGGEDGKDEFRFAAAELYRATKKAMYLDEFKTNAFNANGPWWGDMNMIAAFRVATEAKLFGKELSETAKSVVMNEANNLRAIGDTSAYRLPMNKWNWNWGSNSAVANNGIVLLYAYYMTGDKSYVDGAQQALDYLLGKNPMEISYVTGFGYRSVRNPHHRPSESDMVDDPVPGMLAGGPHLGKQDINLDGKELWKCPNYAAADKEALAYIDDRCSYATNEVAINWNAPLAYLAGALQAIYNGHKPVVSK, encoded by the coding sequence ATGATGAATCGTAACTCTGCTTTTAGCAAGGTGGCTTTGTCCGCCCCTCTTATGCTCCTGGCCACCAGTGCCTTTGCTGTTCCCCTTTTCAACCAGGTGGGTTATACTCCCGAGTCCGAAAAACAGATTGTAATTCCGGGTAGTGACGCCAACCCGCTGGAAATCCGTGACCTTAACGGAAAGACTGTGCTGAAGCTTGATGCTCCCATGGTCTATGACTGGGAATTTAGCGGTGAGGAAGTCCAGACTTACGATATTTCCGCTTTGAAGACTCCCGGCACCTACCGCATTTATCGTGACGGCTATATGGCGGCTCCCATCGTAATTTCAAAGAATGCCTACGAGGACGTGACCAAGGCTGCGCTGAAGTGGTTCTACTACCAGCGTGCAAGCATGCCTCTGGAAACCCAGTATGCAGGCAAGTGGGCCCGTTCTGCAGGCCATATGGATGACCAGGTGATTGTCTACGGTACAGACGCTGCAACTGCTCCCGGCTACGAGAAGGCTACTGGTAAGCCTGCCCCCAAGACGGACAAACCGCAGGTGATCAAGTCTGACCGCGGTTGGTACGACGCCGGTGACTACGGCAAGTACATCGTGAACTCCGGCATTACCGTGTTCACCTTGCTGGATCTCTATGAACGTTTCCCGAAGTTCGGCGACACCCTGAAGTGGAACATTCCCCAGGAATTCAAGAAGTACCCGCAGCTTCTTGAGGAAATCCGCTACAATCTTGACTGGATGCTGACCATGCAGGATTCCGATGGCGGTGTTTACCATAAGGTGACCACCTTGAAGTTCAGCGGTTCCGTGATGCCTGAGATGGATGGCGCCGCCCGCTATGCCATCATCAAGAACGTTACCGCCACTCTGGACTTTGCCGGCGTCATGGCCCAGGCTTCCGTGATTTACAAGAAGAAGGATGCCGCCTATGCCAAGAAGATGCTGGACGCAGCCGAAAAGGCTTATGCCTGGGCAAAGGAACATCCTACGGAATTCTACAAGCAGCCCGAGGACGTACAGACCGGTAACTACATGCATGGTGGCGAAGACGGTAAGGATGAATTCCGCTTTGCCGCTGCAGAACTTTATCGCGCAACCAAGAAGGCCATGTATCTTGACGAGTTCAAGACCAACGCCTTTAACGCCAATGGTCCCTGGTGGGGCGACATGAACATGATTGCCGCCTTCCGCGTGGCAACCGAGGCAAAGCTTTTTGGCAAGGAACTTTCCGAGACCGCCAAGAGTGTTGTGATGAACGAGGCCAACAATCTCCGTGCCATTGGCGATACCAGCGCCTACCGCCTGCCTATGAACAAGTGGAACTGGAACTGGGGCAGCAACAGCGCTGTGGCCAACAACGGTATTGTCCTTCTTTACGCCTACTATATGACCGGCGACAAGAGTTACGTGGATGGCGCCCAGCAGGCCCTGGACTATCTCCTGGGTAAGAATCCCATGGAAATCAGCTATGTGACCGGCTTTGGCTACAGAAGTGTCCGTAACCCCCATCATCGTCCCAGCGAATCCGACATGGTAGACGATCCGGTACCGGGCATGTTGGCTGGTGGCCCCCATCTTGGCAAGCAGGATATTAACCTGGATGGCAAGGAACTTTGGAAGTGCCCCAACTATGCTGCCGCTGATAAGGAAGCCTTGGCCTACATCGATGACCGTTGCAGCTACGCTACCAACGAAGTGGCTATTAACTGGAATGCTCCCTTGGCTTACTTGGCTGGCGCCTTGCAGGCAATTTACAATGGACACAAACCGGTAGTTTCTAAGTAA
- a CDS encoding ABC transporter substrate-binding protein — protein MIGLKSIAKTALALTATGALLSGCGDASSEDALAGGSLPRQETLYLSGQQNSAPGSFNPLAESWAASWPVGGRFNLMYEPLITYNSLNGQIEDLLGHLVEELSNNDSIVVDLNPAAKWSDGKPVTSTDVTFMFLRGSLNTAEQISAIHIDTLKNGPEGQVTERLAFMVNKKARNNPLTVRDLLQATRIAPSHIFEPMIKEKGLDEVKKMAMDQNPVVSGPYGLRSANETKIILERRDDYWGNAALHNGQLPAPKYVVHPIYKNNEHNTIAMREGNLDASQSFIPRINRKAGAGVHTWWNEPPYFRPGAMPMLVINTTKEPLNDKRFRRALATAIDYNALRQFAVSNYTSTLKAGLIMPTDLEGKYIVDEDLDKFGANLAITDDAERLATVKQMLSEAGFKSVFNDDGSLDHMENAKGERLPTLSITSPAGWTDWEAMVTIAVDGMRKAGIDIREGFVDGGAYWPAMGLGNFDLVMHKPVADVTPSLPWSRFNEIMSSRDWTDLGGWAGVNIGRYNKPGSPEYRPEVDQLLSAIPLMTDSTEIAKAYRELNKIFMEDQPSIPLVYLPEQFYEFSDRVWTNWPTAENPYAPAQLPWVASGTKILWNLKLAK, from the coding sequence ATGATTGGATTGAAATCGATTGCCAAAACGGCGCTTGCGCTGACGGCAACTGGTGCGCTCCTTTCCGGCTGCGGTGACGCATCCTCGGAAGACGCACTGGCTGGCGGCTCCTTGCCCCGTCAGGAAACGCTGTACCTTTCTGGCCAGCAGAACTCCGCTCCGGGTTCCTTCAACCCCCTGGCTGAAAGCTGGGCTGCCTCCTGGCCGGTAGGTGGACGTTTTAACCTGATGTACGAACCGCTCATCACCTATAACTCTCTGAACGGTCAGATCGAAGATCTTCTCGGTCATCTGGTTGAAGAACTTTCCAACAACGACAGTATCGTGGTTGACTTGAACCCCGCTGCAAAGTGGAGCGATGGCAAGCCGGTGACCTCCACCGACGTAACCTTCATGTTCCTGCGCGGTTCCCTGAATACTGCAGAACAGATTTCTGCTATTCATATCGATACTTTGAAGAACGGACCGGAGGGTCAGGTTACCGAACGCCTTGCCTTTATGGTTAACAAGAAGGCTCGTAACAACCCGCTTACAGTTCGCGACTTGCTGCAGGCAACTCGTATCGCTCCGTCCCATATCTTTGAACCTATGATCAAGGAAAAGGGCTTGGACGAAGTGAAGAAGATGGCTATGGACCAGAATCCGGTTGTTTCCGGTCCCTATGGTCTTCGCTCTGCTAACGAAACCAAGATTATCCTTGAACGTCGTGACGACTACTGGGGCAACGCAGCTCTCCATAACGGTCAGCTTCCCGCTCCTAAGTACGTGGTTCACCCGATTTACAAGAACAACGAACATAACACCATTGCAATGCGCGAAGGCAACCTTGATGCTTCTCAGAGCTTCATTCCTCGCATTAACCGCAAGGCTGGCGCAGGCGTCCACACTTGGTGGAATGAACCGCCTTACTTCCGCCCGGGTGCAATGCCCATGCTTGTGATCAATACCACTAAGGAACCGCTTAACGACAAGCGCTTCCGTCGTGCCTTGGCCACTGCCATTGACTACAACGCTCTTCGTCAGTTCGCCGTCTCCAACTACACTTCCACTCTGAAGGCTGGCCTCATTATGCCTACCGACCTGGAAGGCAAGTACATCGTTGACGAAGACCTGGACAAGTTTGGCGCAAACCTCGCCATTACCGATGACGCAGAACGTCTTGCAACCGTTAAGCAGATGCTTTCCGAAGCAGGCTTCAAGTCTGTGTTTAACGATGACGGTTCCCTGGACCACATGGAAAATGCCAAGGGCGAACGTCTTCCCACTCTCTCCATTACTTCCCCTGCTGGTTGGACCGACTGGGAAGCCATGGTCACCATCGCTGTCGACGGTATGCGTAAGGCCGGTATCGACATTCGCGAAGGCTTCGTAGATGGCGGTGCTTACTGGCCGGCTATGGGTCTTGGCAACTTCGACCTGGTTATGCACAAGCCGGTTGCCGACGTGACTCCGTCTCTCCCCTGGAGCCGCTTCAACGAAATCATGTCTTCTCGTGACTGGACCGACCTTGGTGGTTGGGCCGGCGTGAACATCGGCCGTTACAACAAGCCCGGTTCTCCGGAATATCGTCCGGAAGTTGACCAGCTTTTGTCTGCAATTCCGCTGATGACTGATTCTACTGAAATCGCCAAGGCTTACCGCGAACTGAACAAGATCTTCATGGAAGATCAGCCGTCCATTCCGCTGGTATACCTCCCGGAACAGTTCTACGAATTCAGCGACCGTGTATGGACCAACTGGCCCACCGCTGAAAATCCGTATGCTCCTGCCCAGCTCCCCTGGGTTGCATCCGGCACCAAGATCCTCTGGAACTTAAAGCTTGCAAAATAA
- the eno gene encoding phosphopyruvate hydratase, with protein MASKIKSVVARQILDSRGNPSLEVDVTLENGVTGHAAVPSGASTGEREACELRDGDKKTYLGKGTLTAVKNVNTKIAKKLVGMDPSKQVEIDDAMIALDGNRMLKNKLGANAILGVSMAVCVAAANDAKMPLYQYIAKMHGTTKLTLPCPMCNVINGGAHSSAPIDFQEFMIAPVGAKTFSKGLQMVTEIFHALKAVLKKGGFDTTVGDEGGFAPGVSIKPAKNKFGYEITGVMTLEKALDALKTATTNAGYKFGTDIKIALDVASSEFCDKNTKAGKPETYTFKKSTKKTLKSADMVKLYEKLIDKYSIFSIEDGLDEADWAGWKVMTDKLGSKLNLVGDDLFVTNPTIFDEGIKAGIANAILIKVNQVGSVSETLAAIKRAQNEGYAPIVSHRSGETEDTFIADLAVGTAAGQIKTGSLSRTDRVCKYNRLLRIEEELGKAAVYAGDPRKAVKAAKPAAKKAACKKACKK; from the coding sequence ATGGCTTCTAAAATTAAGTCCGTTGTTGCCCGCCAGATCCTCGACTCTCGCGGCAATCCCTCCCTCGAAGTTGATGTTACCCTCGAAAACGGTGTGACCGGTCACGCCGCTGTTCCGAGTGGTGCTTCCACCGGTGAACGCGAAGCTTGCGAACTCCGCGACGGTGACAAGAAGACTTACCTCGGCAAGGGCACCCTTACCGCTGTTAAGAACGTCAACACCAAGATCGCTAAGAAGCTCGTCGGCATGGATCCTTCCAAGCAGGTCGAAATTGACGACGCTATGATCGCTCTCGACGGCAACCGCATGCTCAAGAACAAGCTCGGTGCAAACGCTATCCTCGGCGTTTCCATGGCTGTTTGCGTTGCTGCTGCTAACGACGCTAAGATGCCGCTCTACCAGTACATCGCAAAGATGCACGGCACCACCAAGCTCACTCTCCCCTGCCCGATGTGCAACGTCATCAACGGCGGTGCTCACTCTTCCGCTCCGATCGACTTCCAGGAATTCATGATCGCTCCGGTTGGCGCTAAGACTTTCTCCAAGGGTCTCCAGATGGTGACCGAAATCTTCCACGCTCTTAAGGCTGTCCTTAAGAAGGGTGGCTTCGACACCACCGTTGGTGACGAAGGTGGCTTCGCTCCTGGCGTAAGCATCAAGCCGGCTAAGAACAAGTTCGGTTACGAAATCACTGGCGTTATGACCCTCGAAAAGGCTCTCGACGCTCTGAAGACTGCAACCACCAATGCTGGTTACAAGTTCGGCACCGACATCAAGATCGCTCTTGACGTTGCTTCTTCTGAATTCTGCGACAAGAACACCAAGGCTGGCAAGCCCGAAACCTACACCTTCAAGAAGTCCACCAAGAAGACCCTCAAGTCTGCTGACATGGTGAAGCTCTATGAAAAGCTCATCGACAAGTATTCCATCTTCTCCATCGAAGACGGTCTGGATGAAGCTGACTGGGCAGGTTGGAAGGTTATGACCGACAAGCTCGGTTCCAAGCTCAACCTCGTGGGTGACGACCTGTTCGTTACCAACCCGACCATCTTCGACGAAGGCATCAAGGCTGGCATCGCTAACGCTATCCTCATCAAGGTGAACCAGGTTGGTTCCGTTTCTGAAACCCTCGCTGCTATCAAGCGCGCTCAGAACGAAGGCTATGCTCCGATCGTTTCTCACCGTTCCGGCGAAACCGAAGACACCTTCATTGCTGACCTCGCTGTTGGTACCGCTGCTGGCCAGATCAAGACCGGTTCTCTCTCTCGTACCGACCGCGTCTGCAAGTACAACCGCCTCCTCCGCATCGAAGAAGAACTTGGCAAGGCTGCTGTCTATGCCGGTGATCCTCGCAAGGCTGTCAAGGCTGCAAAGCCGGCTGCCAAGAAGGCTGCTTGCAAGAAGGCTTGCAAGAAGTAA
- a CDS encoding ABC transporter permease: protein MLKQYPMLRYVLQKGFWYLLTFIFAVALNFALPRVGGSDPVDIIMGQAGKGLSPTEAQLKKAELLVSFGMADVDEQGNLFDEEGNIVIRKVPKLDADGNPVMNGNDAVMVNEVVSMKEPKRTSAISQFFAYIGNVFKGDLGKSYSNNTEVTTIIKNALPWTLLIQAPTILLGWIIGNLLGAFAAYKRGIFDKVFFPVAMFLNGVPYFVFGMLLVALFSITLGWFPAVGNMSPDISEFSFSWNCLKSVGWYYILPFFSCFPILLSGQATGMRSMSIYELGTDYMKYAKWLGLREGRIISYVFRNAMLPQLTGLAQSLGAMVGGALITEMIFSYPGLGMAMLDAINKQDYATIQGCTLMISTCVLLANFAVDVLIAIFDPRVKAGLQMGGK from the coding sequence ATGCTTAAACAATATCCTATGCTACGCTATGTCCTGCAGAAGGGGTTCTGGTATCTCCTGACCTTCATCTTTGCAGTGGCATTGAACTTCGCATTGCCCCGCGTGGGCGGTAGCGATCCGGTCGACATCATTATGGGTCAGGCCGGTAAGGGCCTTTCTCCGACTGAAGCTCAGTTGAAGAAGGCTGAACTCCTTGTCTCCTTCGGTATGGCCGACGTGGACGAACAGGGCAACCTGTTTGACGAAGAAGGTAACATCGTCATTCGCAAGGTTCCGAAGCTTGACGCCGATGGAAATCCTGTCATGAATGGCAATGATGCCGTTATGGTCAACGAAGTCGTTTCCATGAAGGAACCGAAGCGTACCTCTGCCATCTCCCAGTTCTTTGCCTACATCGGCAACGTGTTCAAGGGTGACCTCGGCAAGTCCTATTCTAACAACACTGAAGTGACTACCATCATCAAGAATGCTCTTCCCTGGACTCTCCTCATCCAGGCTCCCACCATTCTTCTTGGTTGGATCATCGGTAACCTCCTTGGCGCATTTGCTGCTTACAAGCGCGGCATCTTTGACAAGGTGTTCTTCCCGGTTGCCATGTTCCTGAACGGCGTGCCCTACTTCGTGTTCGGTATGCTTCTCGTGGCTCTCTTCTCCATCACTCTCGGCTGGTTCCCGGCTGTGGGTAACATGAGCCCGGATATTTCCGAGTTCAGCTTCTCCTGGAATTGCTTGAAGAGCGTCGGTTGGTACTACATCCTTCCGTTCTTCTCCTGCTTCCCGATTCTTCTTTCCGGCCAGGCTACCGGTATGCGTTCCATGTCCATCTATGAACTTGGTACCGACTACATGAAGTATGCTAAGTGGCTGGGTCTCCGTGAAGGTCGTATCATTAGCTACGTTTTCCGTAATGCAATGCTCCCGCAGCTTACCGGTCTTGCCCAGTCTCTTGGTGCAATGGTGGGCGGCGCCCTCATTACTGAAATGATCTTCTCTTACCCGGGTCTCGGCATGGCTATGCTTGACGCAATCAACAAGCAGGACTATGCAACTATCCAGGGTTGTACCTTGATGATTTCCACCTGCGTGCTTCTCGCTAACTTCGCAGTGGACGTCTTGATCGCTATCTTTGACCCGCGCGTTAAGGCTGGTCTCCAGATGGGAGGTAAGTAA
- a CDS encoding ABC transporter ATP-binding protein produces MSENVFEVENLGLYYLGRFGDKTHAVTDVSFSMKQGEILGIAGESGCGKSTLVSGLMGMCIPPLYPEKGDVRVKVGDKMESLMNRSIEDVRANVLAQKVSMIPQGAFNALNPVRKIKDIAADVIAAHQQAGKSLDKAQIYETLRKRFDLFGMDTDRVLNSYPIQLTAGERQRSVIGISTLLNPQMVIADEPTSALDVSTQKEVISMIFDLLDKKIFSTMIFITHELPLLYHVADNIAIMYAGEIVEMGTAEQIVKDPRHPYTQALMGAMLSTEASQRTRHPEAIEGAPPSLKNKIVGCRFADRCKKACPDCKKNTQEIRIVGGRQVRCDYAQ; encoded by the coding sequence ATGTCTGAAAATGTATTTGAAGTAGAAAACCTCGGCCTCTATTACTTGGGTCGTTTCGGCGACAAGACTCACGCTGTTACCGACGTGTCCTTCTCCATGAAGCAGGGCGAAATCCTCGGTATCGCAGGTGAATCTGGTTGCGGTAAGTCCACTCTCGTGTCCGGCCTCATGGGCATGTGCATTCCTCCTCTGTACCCCGAAAAGGGTGACGTCCGCGTTAAGGTGGGCGACAAGATGGAATCTCTCATGAACCGCTCCATCGAAGACGTTCGTGCCAACGTTTTGGCTCAGAAGGTCTCCATGATTCCTCAGGGCGCATTCAACGCTCTGAACCCGGTTCGTAAGATCAAGGACATCGCTGCAGACGTGATCGCTGCTCACCAGCAGGCTGGCAAGTCTCTTGACAAGGCCCAGATCTACGAAACCCTCCGCAAGCGTTTCGACCTGTTCGGTATGGACACTGACCGTGTGCTGAACTCTTACCCGATCCAGCTGACCGCAGGCGAACGCCAGCGTTCTGTGATCGGTATCTCCACCTTGCTCAACCCGCAGATGGTGATCGCTGACGAACCTACTTCCGCTCTGGACGTTTCTACCCAGAAGGAAGTGATCAGCATGATCTTCGATCTTTTGGACAAGAAGATCTTCAGCACCATGATCTTCATTACCCACGAACTTCCGCTGCTCTATCATGTGGCCGACAATATCGCTATCATGTACGCCGGCGAAATCGTTGAAATGGGTACTGCAGAACAGATCGTTAAGGATCCGCGTCACCCGTACACCCAGGCTTTGATGGGCGCAATGCTCTCCACTGAAGCTTCTCAGCGTACTCGTCACCCGGAAGCAATCGAAGGTGCTCCTCCCAGCCTCAAGAACAAGATTGTGGGTTGCCGCTTTGCAGACCGCTGCAAGAAGGCATGCCCGGATTGCAAGAAGAACACTCAGGAAATCCGCATTGTCGGCGGCCGTCAAGTGAGGTGCGATTATGCCCAGTAA
- a CDS encoding dipeptide/oligopeptide/nickel ABC transporter ATP-binding protein yields the protein MPSNKPVVFSAKRISKDFGAGKSLKTAVKDVSFDIYDEEFISIVGGSGCGKSVLAKIMLGLYEPTRGQFLYRDKPIKNLKDHWNEVQSVFQDPFGCFNQFFTIRSQLEDALNILKDKPSKEEVRRRVDEGLMAVNVKPSDIEGKYPFELSGGQMQRMLLARIFALRPKVLIADEATSMVDACVRANILDYLRKLKDELKMTVVFVTHDIGLANYVSDRIFIMHDGKIVNQGTPAEVLDNTTEPHTLKLLDDIPEVHKTEWIKNSHRSKKG from the coding sequence ATGCCCAGTAATAAGCCAGTTGTATTTTCTGCCAAGCGCATCAGCAAGGACTTTGGTGCCGGCAAGTCTCTGAAGACTGCAGTGAAGGACGTGTCCTTCGACATCTACGACGAAGAATTCATCTCCATCGTGGGTGGTTCCGGTTGCGGTAAGTCTGTTCTCGCAAAGATCATGCTTGGTCTTTACGAACCGACCCGCGGTCAGTTCCTCTATCGCGACAAGCCCATCAAGAACCTGAAGGACCACTGGAACGAAGTCCAGTCTGTGTTCCAGGATCCGTTCGGCTGCTTCAACCAGTTCTTTACTATCCGTAGCCAGCTGGAAGACGCCTTGAACATCCTGAAGGACAAGCCCTCTAAGGAAGAAGTTCGCCGTCGCGTGGACGAAGGCCTGATGGCTGTTAACGTTAAGCCCTCCGATATTGAAGGCAAGTATCCGTTCGAACTTTCCGGTGGTCAGATGCAGCGTATGCTTCTCGCCCGTATCTTCGCCCTCCGTCCGAAGGTGTTGATCGCTGACGAAGCTACCTCCATGGTGGACGCTTGCGTTCGTGCAAACATCCTCGATTACCTCCGTAAGCTGAAAGACGAACTGAAGATGACTGTTGTGTTCGTGACCCACGATATCGGTCTTGCAAACTACGTTTCCGACCGTATCTTCATCATGCACGACGGTAAGATCGTTAACCAGGGTACTCCGGCTGAAGTGTTGGACAACACCACCGAACCGCACACCCTGAAGCTGCTCGACGATATTCCTGAAGTCCACAAGACCGAATGGATCAAGAACAGCCATCGTTCTAAGAAGGGTTAA